One window of Branchiostoma lanceolatum isolate klBraLanc5 chromosome 6, klBraLanc5.hap2, whole genome shotgun sequence genomic DNA carries:
- the LOC136436178 gene encoding kelch-like protein 24, translating to MFDRQIFPPMDAMDRPPKIPGVEEDCYAARFFRQLQEFRSEGHLVDVTLCAEGKEIPCHRLVLSACTDYFHAMFRGGHSESTKDKIELLGVDGEALEKLVSYAYTSNIHITMDIVQPLFEAANMLQVKPVEDACAKFLEDNLSSKTCLRTWALADKLLYTRLSVLARSYALKTFEDVCGTEDFLQLPVDFLKMYISDEGLHARKEERVLEAIMLWARGDLKERQRHLKKLIECVRFSRLEKGVLKNMLETGKMVPGVLGIKELIKDKSANARPRLIDREEILVFGGVTGKQYETEANDSMFKLNLRCDMIDCKPMTRSLQRTEGVAVCVVNNDVIVTGLSQAWRYNSTRNSWTKLASLRKGRTCHGMAAVNGQVYAVGGKDKFGDAIEDVEAYTEERKTWKRVKPMKRAVHYFGIAACSDKVYAFGGKIASSYCKPTSITQCFDPIQDEWTFVMQLPEPAAYIKACAVKSKIYLVGGSLSCVLCYDPQHDFYETMAAKLAPWNHCSASVCGSEIYITGGKLDVPGRVSGAPEPHAQVQCYDVSSNTMSMGSVNGLPVPLYAHHTVTVSKH from the coding sequence ATGTTTGATCGCCAGATATTCCCGCCAATGGATGCCATGGACAGACCTCCGAAGATCCCAGGTGTAGAGGAGGACTGTTATGCCGCCCGGTTCTTTCGGCAGCTACAGGAGTTCCGGTCCGAGGGTCACCTGGTGGACGTGACCCTGTGTGCTGAAGGGAAGGAGATCCCCTGTCACCGCCTGGTTCTGTCCGCCTGCACCGACTACTTCCACGCCATGTTCCGTGGAGGCCACTCCGAAAGTACGAAGGACAAGATCGAGCTGTTAGGGGTGGATGGGGAGGCTCTAGAAAAGCTGGTGAGTTACGCCTACACATCAAACATACACATCACCATGGATATCGTCCAGCCACTGTTTGAAGCAGCCAACATGCTACAGGTCAAGCCTGTCGAAGACGCTTGTGCAAAGTTTCTGGAAGACAACTTGAGTtccaaaacatgtttgagaacttGGGCATTGGCAGACAAACTTTTGTACACAAGGTTGTCTGTGCTGGCAAGAAGTTATGCTCTTAAGACGTTCGAAGACGTATGCGGCACTGAGGACTTCCTTCAGCTACCTGTAGACTTCTTGAAGATGTACATCTCAGATGAGGGCCTTCACGCCAGGAAAGAGGAACGTGTATTGGAAGCGATCATGCTTTGGGCAAGAGGTGATCTTAAGGAACGACAAAGACATCTTAAGAAGCTGATAGAGTGTGTTCGTTTCTCGCGTTTGGAGAAAGGGGTCCTGAAGAACATGTTGGAGACAGGCAAGATGGTGCCAGGAGTTCTTGGAATCAAGGAACTGATCAAAGACAAATCTGCAAACGCAAGACCTCGCCTGATTGATCGAGAAGAGATTCTAGTTTTTGGTGGCGTCACAGGGAAGCAGTATGAGACAGAAGCAAATGATTCCATGTTCAAACTCAACCTCCGCTGCGACATGATTGACTGTAAGCCGATGACGCGGTCCCTTCAACGCACTGAGGGGGTAGCCGTCTGTGTCGTTAACAACGACGTAATTGTGACAGGACTATCTCAAGCATGGCGGTACAACTCGACACGAAATTCTTGGACGAAGCTGGCGTCTCTAAGGAAGGGAAGGACGTGTCACGGAATGGCGGCTGTGAACGGGCAGGTGTACGCGGTTGGTGGTAAGGACAAGTTCGGCGATGCCATAGAAGATGTCGAAGCTTACACGGAGGAGAGAAAAACCTGGAAAAGGGTCAAACCAATGAAACGTGCAGTGCATTACTTTGGCATAGCGGCCTGCAGTGACAAAGTGTATGCATTTGGTGGTAAGATTGCCTCGAGTTATTGTAAACCGACCAGTATTACTCAGTGCTTCGACCCTATCCAAGACGAGTGGACTTTTGTAATGCAATTGCCAGAGCCAGCAGCATACATCAAGGCGTGCGCTGTCAAGTCCAAGATCTACTTAGTTGGAGGAAGCTTGAGCTGTGTCCTCTGCTACGATCCTCAGCATGACTTCTACGAGACGATGGCTGCTAAACTAGCTCCATGGAACCACTGCAGTGCCTCTGTGTGCGGGTCAGAGATCTACATCACTGGCGGCAAGTTGGACGTCCCCGGCCGGGTAAGTGGCGCGCCCGAGCCCCACGCTCAAGTCCAGTGTTACGATGTGAGCAGTAATACTATGAGTATGGGTTCCGTGAATGGTCTACCAGTTCCACTGTACGCCCACCACACGGTAACTGTATCGAAACACTAG